A region from the Buchnera aphidicola (Astegopteryx bambusae) genome encodes:
- the dapA gene encoding 4-hydroxy-tetrahydrodipicolinate synthase, which yields MFKGSIVALITPMKVNGDICYKSLKKLVRYHIKNNTDAIVSVGTTGESATLTQKEHYNVIIKTVKYAKKKIPIIAGTGSNSTNESIELTKKLETSGISACLNVVPYYNKPTQEGMFKHFEKISKNTKLPQILYNIPQRTGSDLLPETTIKLSKIDNIIGIKEASGNLSRVNNIKSFVKKNFLLISGDDTTALDFIQLGGNALISVTANIMPNKIFKMCKFAINKNFKKARKINDKIHELNKLLFIETNPIPIKWAAKKIGLIDNNIVRLPLTTLSKKNKKILKKVLKKYYKK from the coding sequence ATGTTTAAAGGAAGTATTGTGGCTTTAATCACTCCTATGAAAGTAAATGGAGATATTTGTTATAAAAGTTTAAAAAAATTAGTTAGATATCATATAAAAAATAATACTGATGCTATAGTGTCCGTAGGAACAACTGGAGAATCCGCCACTCTAACACAAAAAGAACATTATAATGTAATAATAAAAACAGTGAAATATGCAAAAAAAAAAATACCAATAATAGCTGGAACAGGATCTAATTCTACTAATGAATCTATAGAATTAACAAAAAAATTAGAAACATCAGGAATTTCAGCATGCTTAAATGTTGTTCCATATTATAATAAACCAACACAAGAAGGAATGTTTAAACATTTTGAAAAAATATCTAAAAACACCAAACTTCCACAAATATTATACAACATACCTCAAAGAACAGGTTCAGATTTATTGCCTGAAACTACAATAAAACTATCTAAAATAGACAATATAATAGGTATAAAAGAAGCTAGTGGAAATTTGTCTAGAGTAAATAACATAAAATCTTTTGTAAAAAAAAATTTTCTATTAATTAGCGGTGATGATACTACTGCATTAGATTTTATTCAACTAGGTGGAAATGCTTTAATATCTGTTACAGCAAATATAATGCCAAACAAAATATTCAAAATGTGCAAATTTGCAATTAACAAAAACTTTAAAAAAGCAAGAAAAATTAATGATAAAATACATGAACTAAATAAATTATTATTTATAGAAACAAATCCAATACCAATAAAATGGGCGGCAAAAAAAATTGGTTTAATAGATAATAATATAGTAAGATTGCCTTTAACAACATTATCAAAAAAAAATAAAAAAATATTAAAAAAAGTATTAAAAAAATATTATAAAAAATAA
- the aroC gene encoding chorismate synthase codes for MSGNTIGKIFCVTTYGESHGHSLGCIIDGMPPGIKISKKYIQKELNKRKPGNSKYTTQRKEKDKIKILSGILHGKTTGTSIGLIIKNQDSREKDYESIKNLYRPGHADYTYQKKYGIRDHRGGGRSSARETCMRVAAGAFAKTYLFKKYNIKIRGYLKQIGPIICKMKNWEIVKKNPFFCGDENKIKKIENFIKKIKKEGNSIGAKIKIIAKNVPAGLGEPVFDKLDAEIAYALMGINAVKSVEIGDGVNVSNQKGTEHRDEMDKNGFMSNHAGGILGGISNGEKIIITISLKPTSSIKIPGKTINKENENKKIIVRGRHDPCVGIRAVPIAEAMIAIVLMDHVLRNNAQCKK; via the coding sequence ATGTCTGGAAATACAATAGGAAAAATTTTTTGTGTAACAACTTATGGAGAATCACATGGACATTCTTTAGGATGCATAATAGATGGAATGCCACCTGGAATAAAAATTTCAAAAAAATATATACAAAAAGAACTAAACAAAAGAAAACCTGGAAATTCCAAATATACTACTCAAAGAAAAGAAAAAGATAAAATAAAAATACTTTCAGGAATTTTACATGGTAAAACTACTGGGACAAGTATAGGATTGATAATAAAAAACCAAGACAGTAGAGAAAAAGATTATGAATCTATAAAAAATTTATATAGACCAGGACATGCGGATTATACATATCAAAAAAAATATGGAATAAGAGATCATAGAGGCGGAGGTAGATCTTCTGCAAGAGAAACGTGTATGAGAGTAGCAGCGGGAGCATTCGCAAAAACATATTTATTTAAAAAATATAATATAAAAATTAGAGGATATTTAAAACAAATCGGGCCAATAATTTGCAAAATGAAAAATTGGGAAATAGTAAAAAAAAATCCTTTTTTTTGTGGAGATGAAAATAAAATAAAAAAAATAGAAAATTTTATCAAAAAAATAAAAAAAGAAGGAAATTCAATAGGCGCTAAAATTAAAATAATTGCTAAAAATGTTCCAGCTGGATTAGGAGAACCTGTCTTTGACAAATTAGATGCAGAAATCGCATATGCTCTTATGGGTATAAATGCAGTAAAATCCGTTGAAATAGGAGATGGAGTAAATGTATCTAATCAAAAAGGAACAGAACACAGAGATGAAATGGACAAAAATGGTTTTATGTCAAACCATGCAGGAGGAATTTTAGGAGGGATAAGTAATGGAGAAAAAATAATTATAACTATATCATTAAAACCAACTTCCAGTATAAAAATACCAGGAAAAACTATAAATAAAGAAAATGAAAATAAAAAAATAATAGTAAGAGGAAGACATGATCCATGTGTTGGAATAAGAGCTGTTCCTATAGCAGAAGCTATGATAGCAATCGTTTTAATGGATCATGTTTTAAGAAACAACGCACAATGTAAAAAATAA
- the smrB gene encoding endonuclease SmrB, translating to MKQKSFISYNDLYLFKKSFKNIDIMVQDNVFYYKKNVCSIKKKYKKKYFEIDFHRYFFSEKKISRNLSYEPIRYFRSNCFINKLKKLRYGKFFPEIFLDVHGMNSIETKKEIANLFSICYKKNFSYIRIIHGHGKEILKRKIPLWLSNHPDIVAFHESPRFLGKSNSIFVIIDISKKI from the coding sequence ATGAAACAAAAAAGTTTTATTTCTTATAATGATTTATATCTTTTTAAAAAATCTTTTAAAAATATAGATATTATGGTTCAAGATAATGTTTTTTATTATAAAAAAAATGTTTGTAGTATTAAAAAAAAATATAAAAAAAAATATTTTGAAATAGATTTTCATAGATATTTTTTTTCTGAAAAAAAAATTAGTAGAAATTTATCTTATGAGCCTATTAGGTATTTTAGATCTAATTGTTTTATTAATAAATTAAAAAAACTGAGATATGGAAAATTTTTTCCAGAAATTTTTTTAGATGTTCATGGTATGAACTCTATAGAAACAAAAAAAGAAATAGCAAATTTATTTTCTATATGTTATAAAAAAAATTTTTCTTATATAAGAATAATACATGGTCATGGAAAAGAAATTTTAAAAAGAAAAATACCTTTATGGTTATCTAATCATCCTGATATTGTTGCTTTTCATGAATCTCCTAGATTTTTAGGTAAAAGTAATTCAATTTTTGTAATAATAGACATTTCAAAAAAAATATAG
- the hisG gene encoding ATP phosphoribosyltransferase, giving the protein MYDKKLKIAIQKSGRLSKDSRKLLHNCDIKVNFQKNKLISFSENMPIDVMCVRDDDIPGLVIDGIVDLGIVGRNVLEEEVLKRKFKLEKISFKILKHLDFGICRLSIGLPTEKKYYGINCLNGLRIATSYPYILKKYFNKKNISFKLCKLNGSVEVAIRAGLADAIFDLVSTGEALVSNGLKEVKIIHNSSACIISNDSNLNLFKKNIINTFISRINGVIKARESKYIVMHISSSKVNSIINLFSGCTKPTIYKLKFLEKDEMVAVHIVSRESIFWDTMEKLKELGAKSILILPIEKMLE; this is encoded by the coding sequence ATGTATGATAAAAAATTAAAAATAGCAATACAAAAATCTGGTAGATTGAGTAAAGATTCAAGAAAATTATTACATAATTGTGATATAAAAGTAAATTTTCAAAAAAATAAATTAATTTCTTTTTCTGAAAATATGCCTATTGATGTTATGTGTGTTAGAGATGATGATATACCAGGATTGGTTATAGATGGTATAGTAGATTTAGGAATTGTAGGAAGAAATGTTTTAGAAGAAGAGGTTTTAAAAAGAAAATTTAAATTAGAAAAAATTTCTTTTAAAATATTAAAACATTTAGATTTTGGAATATGTAGACTTTCTATAGGTTTGCCAACTGAAAAAAAATATTATGGAATAAATTGTTTAAATGGATTAAGAATAGCTACATCTTATCCATATATATTAAAAAAATATTTTAACAAAAAAAATATATCTTTTAAATTGTGTAAGTTAAACGGTTCTGTTGAAGTAGCAATTAGAGCTGGATTAGCAGATGCTATTTTTGATTTGGTTTCTACAGGAGAGGCATTGGTATCTAATGGTTTGAAGGAAGTTAAGATTATACATAATTCTAGCGCTTGTATCATATCAAATGATAGTAATTTAAATTTATTTAAGAAAAATATTATAAATACATTTATATCTAGAATTAATGGTGTAATCAAAGCCAGAGAATCTAAATATATTGTTATGCATATCTCTTCTTCTAAAGTTAATAGTATAATTAATTTGTTTTCAGGATGTACAAAACCAACTATATACAAGTTAAAATTTTTAGAAAAAGATGAAATGGTAGCTGTTCATATTGTTAGCAGGGAATCAATATTTTGGGATACTATGGAAAAATTAAAAGAGTTAGGAGCAAAATCTATTTTAATATTACCTATTGAAAAAATGTTGGAGTAA
- the hisD gene encoding histidinol dehydrogenase, with amino-acid sequence MNFNKIIYTWKNLTNLKKKKLLIRPIFFTKKKFIKKVKNILLDIKKFGDNAIYKYNNLFDNIKEKQIKINCFDINIKDISVDEKFKNAILHAKKNIEKFHFFQKKNNDFEAVIDDGVYCRYIERPICNVGIYIPKGINSNLVSTMLMLCIPANIVGCDNIIVCSSPKISNELLYTAKICNIKSIFQVGGAQAIGAMAFGTNTIPKVDKIFGPGNYYVTEAKNQISKMNIGTSIDMQAGPSELLIIADEHVNIEFVSSDIIAQLEHGEDSHVIFLTNSKNIIKKVCKEIKVQLNDLPRKNIVKKALLHTKFILEDSLINCVKISNIYSPEHLSICTKNYKDLLKYVKNAGSIFLGEWSPEVAGDYASGTNHVLPTYGFSSSVSGIGLKDFVKNITIQELTYKGLLKLSNTIDTLSNSEGLEGHRRSVSIRKKYLKEKDNFEI; translated from the coding sequence ATGAATTTTAATAAAATTATATATACTTGGAAAAATTTAACTAATTTAAAAAAAAAGAAGTTATTAATTAGACCAATATTTTTTACTAAAAAAAAATTTATAAAAAAAGTAAAAAATATTTTATTAGATATAAAAAAATTCGGGGATAACGCAATATATAAATATAATAATTTGTTTGATAATATAAAAGAAAAACAAATAAAAATAAATTGTTTTGATATTAATATAAAGGATATTTCAGTAGATGAAAAATTTAAAAATGCTATATTGCATGCTAAAAAAAATATAGAAAAGTTTCATTTTTTTCAAAAAAAAAATAATGATTTTGAAGCAGTAATAGATGATGGTGTATATTGTAGATATATAGAAAGACCAATTTGTAATGTTGGTATTTATATTCCTAAAGGAATAAATTCTAATTTAGTATCTACAATGTTAATGTTATGTATTCCCGCAAATATTGTTGGTTGTGATAACATAATTGTTTGTTCTTCTCCTAAAATTAGTAATGAGTTGTTATATACTGCAAAAATTTGTAATATAAAAAGTATTTTTCAAGTAGGTGGTGCTCAGGCTATAGGAGCTATGGCTTTCGGGACAAATACTATACCGAAAGTTGATAAAATTTTTGGTCCTGGAAATTATTATGTTACTGAAGCAAAAAATCAAATTAGTAAAATGAATATTGGGACTAGTATTGATATGCAAGCTGGACCTTCTGAACTATTAATTATTGCAGATGAACATGTCAATATTGAATTTGTATCATCTGATATAATTGCTCAATTAGAACATGGTGAAGATTCTCATGTAATTTTTTTAACCAATTCTAAAAATATAATTAAAAAAGTTTGTAAAGAAATTAAAGTTCAATTAAATGATTTGCCTAGAAAAAATATTGTTAAAAAAGCTTTATTACACACCAAATTTATTTTAGAAGATAGTTTAATAAACTGTGTAAAAATATCTAATATTTATTCTCCAGAACATCTGTCTATTTGCACGAAAAATTATAAAGATTTATTAAAATATGTGAAAAATGCTGGATCAATTTTTTTAGGTGAATGGTCCCCTGAAGTTGCAGGTGATTATGCTTCAGGAACAAATCATGTTTTGCCTACATATGGATTTTCTTCTTCTGTTTCTGGAATTGGATTGAAAGATTTTGTAAAAAATATTACAATCCAAGAACTAACATACAAAGGATTATTAAAATTGTCTAATACAATTGATACATTATCTAATTCAGAAGGATTAGAAGGTCATAGAAGATCTGTTAGTATTAGAAAAAAATATTTAAAGGAAAAAGATAATTTTGAAATTTAA
- the hisC gene encoding histidinol-phosphate transaminase — protein MKFKKLVKFDIKNFSAYKSARSMCVQGNIWLNANESPINNKFSIINRNLNRYPESQPKNIILKYAEYSKINFENIFVSRGIDESIELFIKIFCKPNVDKIMYFPPTYDMYRVNAEIFEIKTIKVFTKNYNNFDYDAIKKNIKCLKLIYICRPNNPTGDIMPKKILINILNISFGKVLVIVDEAYIEFCYSESIVNLIEQYPNLIVLRTMSKAFGLAGIRCGFSIAHIEIIKILKKFISPYPISTLTSNFIENFLNSNFINFMKKTVSEVLKNKIWLYKKLQKIKFIKKVFESFANYILIECFSSKFVIKKMLSKGIVLRNQNNNLGLKNCVRISIGTKIECKKLVYELKRLSYKFKYK, from the coding sequence TTGAAATTTAAAAAATTAGTTAAATTTGATATTAAAAATTTTAGTGCATATAAATCTGCAAGAAGCATGTGTGTACAAGGTAACATTTGGTTAAATGCAAATGAATCACCAATAAATAATAAATTTTCTATAATAAATAGAAATTTAAATAGATATCCAGAATCTCAACCAAAAAATATAATTTTAAAATATGCAGAATATTCAAAAATTAATTTTGAAAATATTTTTGTTAGTAGAGGTATAGATGAATCAATTGAATTATTTATTAAAATTTTTTGCAAACCTAATGTAGATAAAATAATGTATTTTCCTCCTACTTATGACATGTACAGAGTAAATGCAGAAATTTTTGAAATAAAAACTATTAAAGTTTTTACAAAAAACTATAATAATTTTGATTATGATGCAATAAAGAAAAATATAAAATGTTTAAAATTAATATATATATGCAGACCAAATAATCCAACTGGAGATATTATGCCAAAAAAAATTTTAATAAATATATTAAATATTTCTTTTGGAAAGGTTTTAGTAATAGTAGATGAAGCATATATAGAATTTTGTTATTCTGAAAGCATAGTAAATTTAATTGAACAATATCCTAATTTGATAGTTTTAAGAACTATGTCAAAAGCATTCGGTTTGGCTGGAATAAGATGTGGATTCTCTATAGCACACATAGAAATAATAAAAATTTTAAAAAAATTTATATCTCCTTATCCAATATCTACGTTAACATCTAATTTCATTGAAAATTTTTTAAATTCTAATTTTATAAATTTTATGAAAAAAACAGTTTCAGAAGTTTTAAAAAATAAAATTTGGTTATATAAAAAACTTCAAAAAATAAAATTTATAAAAAAAGTTTTTGAAAGTTTTGCTAATTATATATTAATAGAATGTTTTTCATCAAAATTTGTTATAAAAAAAATGTTGTCTAAAGGAATAGTTTTAAGAAATCAAAATAATAATTTGGGATTAAAAAATTGTGTTAGAATTTCTATAGGTACAAAAATAGAATGTAAAAAGTTAGTTTATGAGTTAAAAAGACTTTCTTATAAATTTAAATATAAATAA
- the hisB gene encoding bifunctional histidinol-phosphatase/imidazoleglycerol-phosphate dehydratase HisB, with protein MKKKFLFIDRDGTIIDEPTEDFKVDSIKKLKFKKNVFISLLNLKKNDYNFVMVTNQDGLGTKNFTKKNFYFVQNFIINIFFSQGIEFYKIFICPHYDTDNCVCRKPKIGILKKFFKNNHMDVNNSFVIGDRKTDIEFAKNIGIKGILYTEEFGWKNIQNKIINYNDDITVHRKTKETDIKIFVNLNKFNISKIDTKINFFNHMLNQLAFHARIYLCVKAIGDIHIDDHHTVEDVAITLGKVFFNAIKKMNGINRFGFGIIPMDESVSECVLDISGRPYICFKSNLKNTILGDFNSNMVKHFFYSLSYTMKSTIHIKAFGENDHHICESIFKSFGVALKNAISINSNYVQSSKGMLL; from the coding sequence ATGAAAAAAAAATTTTTGTTTATAGATAGAGATGGAACTATAATTGATGAACCTACTGAAGATTTTAAAGTAGATTCTATAAAAAAATTAAAGTTTAAAAAAAATGTTTTTATATCTTTGTTAAATTTGAAAAAAAATGATTATAATTTTGTTATGGTTACTAATCAAGATGGATTAGGAACAAAAAATTTTACAAAAAAGAATTTTTATTTTGTTCAAAATTTTATTATTAATATTTTTTTTTCTCAAGGTATTGAATTTTATAAAATTTTTATTTGCCCGCATTATGATACAGATAATTGTGTTTGCAGAAAACCTAAAATTGGAATTTTAAAAAAATTTTTTAAAAATAATCATATGGATGTAAATAATAGTTTTGTTATAGGAGATAGAAAAACAGATATAGAATTTGCAAAAAATATTGGTATAAAAGGAATTTTATATACAGAGGAATTTGGTTGGAAAAATATTCAGAATAAAATAATTAATTATAATGATGATATAACTGTACATAGAAAAACAAAAGAGACTGATATAAAGATATTTGTTAATTTGAATAAATTTAATATTAGTAAAATTGATACTAAAATAAATTTTTTTAATCATATGTTAAATCAATTAGCTTTTCATGCTAGAATTTATTTGTGTGTAAAAGCTATAGGAGATATACATATAGATGATCATCATACTGTAGAAGATGTTGCAATTACTTTAGGAAAAGTTTTTTTTAATGCTATAAAGAAAATGAATGGTATAAATAGATTTGGATTTGGTATAATACCAATGGATGAGAGTGTTTCTGAATGTGTTTTAGATATTTCAGGAAGACCATATATTTGTTTTAAATCTAATTTAAAAAATACAATATTAGGAGATTTTAATTCGAATATGGTAAAACATTTTTTTTATTCTTTAAGTTATACTATGAAAAGTACAATACATATAAAAGCTTTTGGAGAAAATGATCATCATATATGTGAAAGCATATTTAAATCTTTTGGTGTAGCACTAAAAAATGCAATATCTATAAATTCTAATTATGTGCAAAGTTCTAAAGGAATGTTATTATGA
- the hisH gene encoding imidazole glycerol phosphate synthase subunit HisH, translating into MIKDIVIVNTGASNISSLKIAINRLGYEVSVSKNYKKIRNSKKLFLPGVGNASHVIKFMKNKNIFEEIINYKNPILGICLGMQLFCKDSEESKLGEVINTLNIINNSCILIKDKKLSVPHVGWNNVVHNNNILFKNIFQGERFYFVHSYIVPINKNTISSTFYGEYFSSSIKYKNFFGVQFHPEKSGKSGSLLLKNFLLV; encoded by the coding sequence ATGATAAAAGATATTGTAATAGTAAATACTGGAGCGTCTAATATATCTTCTTTAAAGATTGCTATTAATAGATTAGGATATGAAGTATCAGTTTCAAAAAATTATAAAAAAATTAGAAATTCTAAAAAATTATTTTTGCCTGGTGTTGGGAATGCATCACATGTAATTAAATTTATGAAAAATAAAAATATTTTTGAAGAAATAATAAATTATAAAAATCCAATTCTTGGTATTTGTTTAGGAATGCAATTATTTTGTAAAGATAGTGAAGAAAGTAAATTAGGCGAAGTGATAAATACTTTAAATATTATAAACAATTCATGTATATTAATAAAAGATAAAAAATTATCTGTTCCACATGTGGGATGGAATAATGTAGTACATAATAACAATATTTTATTTAAAAACATTTTTCAAGGAGAAAGATTTTATTTTGTACATAGTTATATAGTTCCAATTAATAAAAATACTATTTCTAGTACTTTTTATGGAGAATATTTTTCTTCATCTATAAAATACAAAAATTTTTTCGGAGTTCAATTTCATCCAGAAAAATCTGGAAAATCTGGTTCATTACTATTAAAAAACTTTTTATTGGTGTAA
- the hisA gene encoding 1-(5-phosphoribosyl)-5-[(5-phosphoribosylamino)methylideneamino]imidazole-4-carboxamide isomerase, translated as MIIPALDILNNSVVRLYKGNYKKIKFYEDDLFFLIEKYRLEGAKILHLVDLDGSKNPKNRQNNFIEKILKNVNLSIQVGGGIRNIKDIENLLLYGAKRIVIGSSAIENVSETKKWFKKYGDKLVLAIDVVCEKKNLNIIKINGWTKSSNKNMIDIISEYEKCGLKHLLCTDINRDGTLNGPNFSLYKSITKKFKNLFVQASGGVKSLKDIKKIKHTNVSDIIIGRAFLENRFKVSEAISCWQKGSFLV; from the coding sequence ATGATAATTCCTGCTTTAGATATATTGAATAATAGTGTAGTTAGATTATATAAAGGTAATTATAAAAAAATAAAATTTTATGAAGACGATCTATTTTTTTTAATAGAAAAATATAGATTAGAAGGAGCGAAAATACTTCATTTGGTGGATTTAGATGGAAGTAAAAATCCAAAAAATAGACAAAATAATTTTATAGAAAAGATTTTAAAAAATGTGAATTTGTCTATACAAGTAGGTGGGGGAATAAGAAATATTAAAGATATAGAAAATTTATTATTATATGGAGCTAAAAGAATTGTTATAGGATCTTCCGCTATTGAAAATGTTTCAGAAACAAAAAAATGGTTTAAAAAATATGGTGATAAACTTGTTTTGGCTATAGATGTAGTGTGCGAAAAAAAAAATTTGAACATAATTAAAATAAATGGATGGACTAAATCATCAAATAAAAATATGATTGACATAATTTCTGAATATGAAAAATGTGGTTTAAAACATTTATTATGTACTGATATTAATAGAGATGGAACACTAAATGGTCCAAATTTTTCACTATACAAAAGTATAACTAAAAAGTTTAAAAATTTATTTGTGCAAGCTTCTGGTGGTGTAAAATCTTTGAAAGATATAAAAAAAATTAAACATACAAATGTATCTGATATTATAATTGGAAGAGCTTTTTTAGAAAATAGATTTAAAGTTTCGGAGGCTATTTCATGTTGGCAAAAAGGATCATTCCTTGTTTAG
- the hisF gene encoding imidazole glycerol phosphate synthase subunit HisF produces the protein MLAKRIIPCLDIKNNKIVKGIKFKNHKIISENILSIVNRYMLEGADELVFYDILAYTENKLANKNLVYKISRILNIPFCVAGGIRSVEDANKILSNGADKISINSPAIDNPNLISLLANKFGKQCVVVGIDSFFNKKLNKYFVFKYTGDSKKIVNTNLYTYDWVKKVQELGAGEIVLNVINFDGLNLGYDIKQLKKIRKICRVPLIASSGAGSYKHFYDVFKNANVDGALAASVFHNKKIHIKKLKNFLFKKGIEVRL, from the coding sequence ATGTTGGCAAAAAGGATCATTCCTTGTTTAGATATAAAAAATAATAAAATTGTTAAAGGAATAAAATTTAAAAATCATAAAATAATATCTGAAAATATATTATCTATAGTAAATAGATACATGTTAGAAGGAGCTGATGAATTGGTTTTTTATGATATTTTAGCTTATACAGAAAATAAATTAGCTAACAAAAATTTAGTGTATAAGATATCTAGAATTTTAAATATACCTTTTTGTGTTGCTGGAGGTATAAGAAGTGTAGAAGACGCTAATAAAATACTTTCTAATGGAGCAGATAAAATTTCTATTAATTCACCAGCAATTGATAATCCAAATTTAATAAGTTTACTTGCTAATAAATTTGGAAAACAATGTGTGGTTGTAGGAATAGATTCATTTTTTAACAAAAAGTTAAATAAGTATTTTGTTTTTAAATATACAGGAGATTCTAAAAAAATTGTTAATACAAATTTATATACATATGATTGGGTGAAAAAAGTACAAGAACTTGGAGCTGGAGAAATAGTTTTAAATGTAATTAATTTTGATGGTTTAAATTTAGGTTATGATATAAAACAATTAAAAAAAATAAGAAAAATATGCAGAGTTCCTTTGATTGCTTCTAGTGGGGCTGGATCTTATAAACACTTTTATGATGTGTTTAAAAATGCTAATGTAGATGGAGCATTAGCAGCATCAGTTTTTCATAATAAAAAAATTCATATTAAAAAATTAAAAAATTTTTTGTTTAAAAAAGGTATAGAAGTAAGATTATGA
- the hisIE gene encoding bifunctional phosphoribosyl-AMP cyclohydrolase/phosphoribosyl-ATP diphosphatase HisIE, which produces MTIEKISSLINWEKVNYMVPVIIQNNYSGRILMLGYMNKTALKITIDKKVVTFYSRVKDRLWTKGETSGNFLKVIDIVLDCDFDTVLILVKPIGNTCHLKNKSCFKYKKTYFDFLYILEDIIENRKKFFKDSYTHKLYSSGIKRIAQKVGEESVETILSSLEKNTNKFVNEVSDLLYHLLVLIHAKKLNMYKIIHNLFKRKK; this is translated from the coding sequence ATGACTATAGAAAAAATTTCTAGTTTAATTAACTGGGAAAAAGTAAATTATATGGTTCCAGTTATAATACAGAATAATTATTCTGGAAGAATTTTAATGTTAGGTTATATGAATAAAACAGCATTAAAAATTACTATTGATAAAAAAGTTGTAACTTTTTATTCTAGAGTAAAAGATAGATTATGGACTAAAGGGGAAACATCTGGAAATTTTTTAAAAGTAATAGATATTGTGTTAGATTGTGATTTTGATACTGTATTAATTTTAGTAAAACCTATTGGTAATACTTGTCATCTTAAAAATAAAAGTTGTTTTAAGTATAAAAAAACTTATTTTGATTTTTTATATATATTAGAAGATATAATAGAAAATAGAAAAAAATTTTTTAAAGATTCTTATACACATAAATTATATAGTTCTGGAATTAAAAGAATAGCTCAAAAAGTAGGAGAAGAATCTGTAGAAACAATTTTATCTTCTTTAGAAAAAAATACTAATAAATTTGTTAATGAAGTTTCAGATTTATTATATCATTTATTAGTTTTGATACATGCAAAAAAATTAAATATGTATAAAATAATACATAATTTATTTAAAAGAAAAAAATAA